One stretch of Lacrimispora sphenoides DNA includes these proteins:
- a CDS encoding ABC transporter permease: MAAIYRRELKAYFQSMTGYVFIAFMVLFIGIYFMAYNMMSGYPYFSYTLSGMVTIIMIGIPVLTMRSFADDRKTKTDQLLLTSPVSVAQMVLGKYLSMITVFAVPVLLSGICPLIIKLNGNANLKADYASLLAFFLLGCVYIAIGMFISSLTESQIIAAVGTFGIILLLLLWPSLVGFLPTSAIGSAAGFLILWSGIVFAVSRITSHGPLAAVLEAAGVICIAVLYLVKKGLFERALTNVLEKIAVTDVFQNFASHDIFDAGGLVYYISIIFLLVFLTVQSIEKRRWS; encoded by the coding sequence ATGGCAGCAATTTATAGAAGAGAACTGAAAGCCTATTTTCAGTCCATGACCGGATATGTATTTATCGCCTTTATGGTGCTGTTCATAGGAATTTACTTTATGGCTTATAACATGATGAGCGGATACCCCTACTTTTCCTATACTCTGTCTGGCATGGTGACTATAATCATGATCGGCATACCAGTGCTTACCATGAGAAGCTTTGCAGATGACCGGAAGACCAAAACGGACCAGCTTCTGCTCACCTCTCCGGTATCCGTTGCCCAGATGGTTCTTGGAAAGTATCTTTCCATGATAACCGTCTTTGCCGTCCCGGTGCTGCTTTCCGGAATCTGTCCTCTCATCATCAAGCTGAACGGAAATGCAAATTTAAAAGCGGATTATGCTTCTTTACTGGCCTTTTTCCTGCTGGGCTGTGTCTATATTGCCATCGGAATGTTTATTTCTTCCTTAACAGAAAGCCAGATCATTGCTGCGGTAGGGACCTTTGGAATCATCCTTCTTCTGCTTTTATGGCCCAGCCTTGTGGGATTTTTACCCACATCGGCGATCGGCTCTGCAGCAGGTTTTCTGATTCTTTGGTCTGGGATCGTTTTTGCGGTATCCCGAATAACGAGCCATGGTCCTCTTGCAGCCGTTCTGGAGGCAGCTGGAGTCATCTGCATCGCAGTGCTGTACCTTGTAAAAAAGGGCCTTTTTGAGCGCGCACTGACCAATGTTCTGGAAAAGATTGCAGTGACCGATGTGTTTCAGAACTTTGCCAGTCATGACATCTTTGATGCAGGCGGCCTGGTTTACTATATCAGCATCATATTCCTGCTGGTATTCTTGACCGTGCAGTCCATAGAGAAACGCAGATGGAGTTAG
- a CDS encoding ABC transporter ATP-binding protein: MIEVRNLVKDYGGHLAVDHLSFTINDGQIYGFLGPNGAGKSTTMNIMTGYIGATEGDVLINGHNILEDGEEAKKCIGYLPELPPLYVDMTVEEQLQFAAELKKIPKKERNEAVYEVMELAKLVDVKGRLIRNLSKGYRQRVGLAQAVLGFPPVIILDEPTVGLDPKQIIEIRDTIRRLGQKHTVILSSHILSEVSAVCDHIMIIDKGKLIASDTPENLERQMAGTAGMELLVKGTEEQILKILEAIPQAANVSVRESGEEGINSADFRICTEEEGTEDGEDIRETIFFAFADQRIPILSMQTIRASLEEVFLELTGEGTAEGIETSENLETDDFEGEPSEADLKEETEDGEGDEE; the protein is encoded by the coding sequence TTGATTGAAGTCAGAAATCTGGTAAAGGATTACGGCGGTCATCTGGCTGTGGACCATTTAAGCTTTACGATCAACGATGGACAGATCTATGGATTTCTAGGACCAAACGGGGCCGGAAAATCCACCACGATGAACATTATGACCGGGTACATCGGAGCTACGGAGGGCGATGTGCTGATCAATGGCCATAATATACTGGAAGACGGGGAGGAAGCAAAGAAATGTATTGGGTATCTGCCGGAGCTTCCGCCGCTTTATGTGGATATGACTGTGGAAGAGCAGCTGCAGTTTGCTGCGGAATTAAAGAAAATACCGAAAAAGGAGAGGAATGAGGCTGTTTATGAGGTCATGGAGCTTGCCAAACTGGTGGATGTAAAAGGCCGTTTGATCCGCAACTTATCAAAGGGCTATAGACAGCGTGTAGGCCTGGCCCAGGCAGTTTTAGGGTTTCCGCCGGTTATTATTCTGGATGAGCCTACGGTAGGACTGGATCCTAAGCAGATCATCGAAATCAGGGATACCATCCGCAGGCTTGGGCAGAAACATACGGTTATTTTAAGCTCCCATATCCTTTCCGAGGTCAGCGCAGTATGCGATCATATCATGATCATTGACAAGGGAAAACTGATTGCCAGCGATACGCCGGAGAATCTAGAACGCCAGATGGCCGGGACTGCCGGAATGGAGCTTTTAGTAAAAGGGACAGAAGAACAAATCCTTAAAATTTTGGAAGCCATTCCCCAGGCAGCCAATGTGTCGGTACGGGAGAGCGGAGAAGAAGGAATAAACAGTGCAGATTTCCGCATCTGCACAGAAGAGGAAGGGACAGAAGATGGAGAGGATATCCGGGAAACTATTTTCTTTGCATTTGCTGACCAGAGGATTCCCATTCTTTCCATGCAGACCATAAGGGCGTCCCTGGAAGAGGTATTCCTTGAACTGACAGGGGAAGGAACGGCAGAGGGGATAGAGACAAGTGAAAACCTTGAAACAGATGATTTTGAAGGGGAGCCTTCAGAGGCAGACCTTAAGGAAGAAACAGAAGACGGAGAGGGGGATGAAGAATAA
- a CDS encoding histidine phosphatase family protein: MTRVYFVRHSQPDHAWEDDRTRPLTMEGRKDSRKVLEFLKDKNIESFYCSPYKRSLDTIGETAAHYGKEIITDERLRERESGRNGNHHELFRKRWEDHDFHEEGGESITMVQGRNVAALKEILRNNDGRNIVIGTHGTALSSILNYYDTDYDCDSFLRILDWMPYIIELDFVDGEFTDKIEHLHIKKEFL; encoded by the coding sequence ATGACAAGAGTATATTTTGTACGTCACTCACAGCCGGACCATGCTTGGGAGGATGACAGGACCAGGCCCTTGACAATGGAAGGCAGAAAAGACTCCAGGAAGGTGCTTGAGTTTTTGAAGGATAAAAATATTGAATCGTTTTATTGCAGTCCTTATAAGCGGAGTTTGGACACCATAGGGGAAACGGCAGCGCATTATGGTAAGGAAATCATCACCGATGAACGTCTCCGTGAACGTGAAAGCGGGAGAAACGGGAATCATCATGAATTGTTTCGAAAACGTTGGGAAGATCATGACTTTCATGAGGAGGGCGGAGAATCAATTACCATGGTACAGGGCAGGAATGTGGCGGCATTAAAGGAAATTCTTCGAAACAATGATGGCAGGAATATTGTCATTGGAACCCATGGAACAGCACTTAGCAGTATCTTAAATTATTATGATACAGACTATGACTGTGATTCTTTCCTGCGGATTCTGGATTGGATGCCTTATATCATAGAGCTTGATTTTGTAGACGGAGAATTTACGGATAAAATCGAGCATTTGCATATAAAAAAGGAATTTTTGTGA
- a CDS encoding HAD family hydrolase, producing MIKNIVFDMGRVLVHYDGDIVCRHFIEDEAERKAVRIAVFESQEWLFLDMGLISEEDALKKMQARLDTAHAKEMAALCLEHWHEYNMWPDQEMGELVGQLKERGYGIYLCSNASLRLLTCYKIIPGIEHFDGILFSAEVKCLKPQKEMYSHLFERFHLKPEECFFIDDLPMNIEGARACGMDGYCFEDGDVKRLKEFLAHLNDN from the coding sequence ATGATTAAAAATATAGTATTTGACATGGGCAGAGTGCTGGTACATTACGATGGAGATATTGTCTGCAGGCATTTTATCGAGGATGAGGCAGAGCGGAAGGCAGTAAGAATCGCTGTATTCGAGTCTCAGGAGTGGCTGTTTCTGGATATGGGTCTGATCTCAGAGGAAGATGCCTTAAAGAAGATGCAGGCGCGTCTGGATACTGCCCATGCAAAGGAAATGGCAGCTCTTTGCCTTGAGCACTGGCATGAATATAATATGTGGCCTGATCAGGAGATGGGGGAACTGGTAGGGCAGCTTAAGGAGAGGGGATATGGTATCTATCTTTGTTCCAATGCTTCCCTTCGTCTGCTGACGTGTTATAAAATCATTCCGGGAATTGAACATTTTGACGGGATCTTATTTTCCGCGGAGGTAAAGTGTTTGAAGCCTCAAAAGGAAATGTACAGCCATTTATTTGAGCGGTTTCACTTAAAGCCGGAGGAATGCTTTTTTATCGATGATTTGCCCATGAATATTGAAGGAGCAAGGGCCTGCGGCATGGATGGGTACTGTTTTGAGGACGGAGATGTGAAACGGTTGAAAGAATTTCTGGCCCATTTGAATGATAACTAA
- a CDS encoding DNA glycosylase produces the protein MYRIQIKDMDFEQIARSGQCFRMEGREGENGVWSIAAAGEYVEAVKDGDYFLFSCGEREFKETWAGYFDLQTDYGGYKKHVDSEDVYLREAMEWGWGVRILHQDLWEMLVTFLISQNNNITRITGSVKELCKRFGDKRKGMGLTMSPDGSLKETVRSYDAFPEPESLSLAGLKGLSGLGLGYRDKYILSIAEMCSGPEGKEWLLHLKEADYKSAHSILMEQYGIGRKVADCICLFGLHHVGAFPVDTHVKQILELHYPQGFPLERYQGYAGILQQYMFYYKINQIPRSKLRGT, from the coding sequence ATGTACCGGATTCAGATAAAGGATATGGATTTTGAACAGATCGCAAGGTCCGGCCAGTGCTTCCGTATGGAAGGCCGGGAGGGCGAAAACGGAGTCTGGTCGATCGCAGCTGCGGGAGAATATGTGGAGGCAGTCAAAGATGGAGACTATTTCTTATTTTCCTGCGGAGAGAGGGAGTTTAAAGAAACATGGGCCGGCTATTTTGACTTACAGACCGATTACGGCGGCTATAAAAAACATGTGGACTCTGAAGATGTATATCTTAGAGAAGCCATGGAATGGGGCTGGGGTGTCCGGATCCTTCATCAGGATCTATGGGAAATGCTGGTGACCTTTTTGATTTCCCAGAATAACAACATCACCCGCATCACAGGCAGTGTTAAGGAGCTGTGTAAACGGTTCGGAGACAAAAGGAAGGGGATGGGCCTTACCATGTCCCCTGACGGGAGTTTGAAAGAAACAGTAAGAAGCTATGATGCCTTTCCGGAGCCGGAGAGCCTTTCTTTGGCGGGCCTTAAGGGATTGTCCGGTCTGGGTCTGGGTTACCGGGATAAATACATCCTGTCAATCGCGGAAATGTGCAGCGGTCCAGAAGGAAAGGAATGGCTTTTACACTTAAAGGAAGCAGATTATAAAAGCGCCCACAGCATACTGATGGAGCAGTATGGGATCGGAAGAAAGGTGGCAGACTGTATCTGCCTGTTCGGGCTTCACCATGTGGGGGCTTTTCCTGTGGATACCCACGTAAAGCAGATCTTGGAGCTTCACTATCCTCAGGGATTTCCCCTGGAGCGGTATCAGGGATACGCCGGGATCCTCCAGCAGTATATGTTTTATTATAAGATAAATCAGATACCTCGCAGCAAACTGCGGGGAACTTGA
- a CDS encoding DUF4340 domain-containing protein encodes MKKKKGLLYGTAALAALCVIYVGVGQYMNHSKEQAKEKEEGEKVYLTDLSSVSSLSYDIDGQELSFTKKDSKWSYDGDDLFPVKQEEMDSLASTVSKLEALRKLEGGDSLSAYGLDKPIRKIAAAAEDGTKSVILLGNATGDGDYYAALEGQDTPYLISSDLYNETGNGLNDLMALEEFPAVSGADIKSITITKAGISEHYVKKKLDEKDGTIEWFRDSADLPDNKLSDNSGLNVLADSLSGLKVKSCSNYKVQDSELAGYGLDQPAAVITYTYDKNGSEESFTLSVGSLNSDSSCYYTRTEGSSNINEIEKASIDKCLTVDKGIS; translated from the coding sequence ATGAAAAAGAAAAAGGGCCTTTTATATGGAACGGCCGCTCTGGCGGCCCTGTGTGTGATCTATGTGGGGGTGGGCCAGTATATGAACCACTCCAAAGAACAGGCGAAGGAGAAGGAGGAGGGTGAGAAAGTCTATCTCACCGACCTTTCAAGTGTTTCCAGCCTTTCCTATGATATTGACGGACAGGAGCTGTCCTTTACAAAAAAGGATAGCAAATGGAGCTATGACGGAGATGATCTTTTTCCGGTAAAACAGGAGGAAATGGATTCCCTTGCTTCCACGGTTTCAAAGCTTGAAGCCCTGCGGAAGCTGGAAGGCGGAGACAGTCTAAGTGCCTATGGTCTGGATAAGCCCATAAGAAAGATCGCTGCAGCAGCGGAGGATGGGACGAAATCCGTAATCCTCCTTGGCAATGCTACCGGTGACGGGGATTATTATGCAGCACTGGAAGGGCAGGATACCCCGTATCTCATCAGCTCTGACCTGTACAATGAAACCGGCAACGGACTAAATGATCTGATGGCCCTGGAGGAGTTCCCTGCTGTTTCCGGAGCTGACATAAAGAGCATTACAATAACAAAGGCAGGCATCAGTGAACATTATGTAAAAAAGAAGCTGGATGAGAAAGATGGGACGATCGAATGGTTCAGGGACTCTGCGGATTTACCGGACAACAAGCTTTCCGATAATTCCGGCCTGAATGTCCTAGCAGATTCCTTAAGCGGTCTGAAGGTAAAGAGCTGCTCCAATTATAAGGTACAGGATAGCGAACTGGCTGGCTACGGTCTTGATCAGCCTGCTGCGGTCATTACCTATACTTATGATAAGAATGGTTCGGAAGAATCCTTTACCCTGTCTGTGGGTTCCTTAAACAGCGATTCCAGCTGCTATTACACCCGTACGGAAGGATCTTCCAATATTAATGAAATAGAAAAGGCTTCTATTGATAAGTGTTTGACGGTAGACAAAGGCATTTCATAA
- the greA gene encoding transcription elongation factor GreA, giving the protein MFDKLTEIDIKKMQEEIDHRKLVVRKEALEAVKEARAHGDLSENFEYHAAKKDKNQNESRIRYLEKMIKTAQVISDESKDDEIGLYNTVDLYFEDDDEEETYKLVTTVRGNSMKGLISSESPLGKAVMGHKVGDRVYVKVNDNTGYYVVVKRLENTTDDGSEKLRSY; this is encoded by the coding sequence GTGTTTGACAAATTAACGGAAATTGATATTAAGAAAATGCAGGAAGAAATAGACCACCGGAAGCTGGTCGTTCGGAAGGAAGCTCTGGAAGCGGTAAAAGAAGCAAGAGCTCATGGGGATTTAAGTGAAAACTTTGAATATCATGCCGCAAAAAAGGATAAGAACCAGAATGAAAGCAGGATCCGTTATCTGGAGAAGATGATAAAGACGGCCCAGGTCATATCCGATGAATCCAAAGACGATGAGATCGGGCTCTATAATACGGTTGACTTGTATTTTGAGGATGATGACGAGGAGGAGACCTACAAGCTTGTAACAACCGTCCGAGGAAATTCTATGAAAGGCCTTATCAGCTCTGAGTCTCCTTTGGGAAAGGCTGTTATGGGACATAAGGTAGGCGACCGGGTTTATGTAAAGGTCAATGACAATACAGGCTACTACGTAGTGGTAAAACGCCTGGAAAATACAACGGATGATGGCAGTGAGAAGCTAAGGAGCTATTGA
- a CDS encoding cupin domain-containing protein, producing the protein MFITNESEKEFRFGDSGPKYLMKGPRMNFAVVQFQPGEDFTAHYHNVMEEDFFILEGEINIVVDGVVHHLKQGDFIHIEPSEVHYCFNPYKSRVKMISTLAPYQQVDKVEVEDYSF; encoded by the coding sequence ATGTTCATTACCAATGAATCAGAAAAAGAATTCCGTTTTGGCGACAGCGGCCCAAAATATTTGATGAAAGGACCGCGCATGAATTTTGCAGTCGTACAGTTCCAGCCAGGTGAGGATTTCACCGCTCACTATCATAACGTAATGGAAGAAGATTTCTTCATTCTGGAGGGAGAGATCAATATTGTTGTAGATGGAGTTGTCCACCATTTAAAACAGGGAGATTTCATTCACATTGAACCTTCCGAAGTTCACTACTGCTTTAATCCATACAAGAGCAGAGTAAAGATGATATCCACTCTGGCACCGTATCAGCAGGTAGATAAGGTGGAAGTAGAGGACTATTCGTTTTAG
- a CDS encoding [Fe-Fe] hydrogenase large subunit C-terminal domain-containing protein, whose translation MQTFKQLYESLVKSVLNDNLDPEMNLETSYDPHHLDCLLNPTKHPVVIRTGTCTCSKEEREECLKRCPFGALGIGKDGVTVDPELCLGCENCIEGCAPEKLTASTDIIPALKAIRSSKGLVYAMIAPAFLGQFSKEVTPGKLRSALKAVGFDGMLEVALFADILTLKEALEFDKNINDINDYQLTSCCCPMWIGMIRKVYHQLVPHVPGSVSPMVACARVVKELHPDALTVFIGPCLAKKAEAREKDLAGAVDFVLTFQEVKNIFDALGIDPAVMEESEKDHSSRAGRIYARKGGVSEAVESTVRAINPNKKTEIRTKQADGVPACRKMIQDIMDGKIEANFYEGMGCKGGCVGGPRAILGVEQGTELVNDYGEKATYLHPAENPYVIELLHRLNLDSIESLLEETDLFSRNIT comes from the coding sequence ATGCAGACATTTAAGCAGTTGTATGAAAGTTTGGTAAAGTCCGTACTAAATGACAATTTGGATCCGGAGATGAATTTGGAAACCTCGTACGATCCTCATCATCTGGACTGTCTTTTGAATCCTACGAAGCACCCGGTAGTAATCCGTACCGGAACCTGCACCTGTTCCAAAGAGGAACGGGAGGAATGCTTAAAGCGATGTCCTTTCGGGGCATTGGGGATCGGAAAGGATGGGGTCACTGTTGATCCGGAGCTGTGCCTGGGTTGTGAAAACTGCATTGAAGGTTGCGCACCGGAAAAGCTGACAGCCAGTACGGATATTATCCCGGCTTTAAAAGCGATAAGAAGCTCCAAGGGACTGGTATATGCAATGATAGCTCCCGCATTTTTAGGCCAGTTTTCAAAGGAGGTTACTCCCGGAAAGCTTAGGTCGGCATTAAAAGCCGTAGGGTTTGATGGAATGCTGGAGGTTGCCCTGTTTGCGGACATCCTTACATTAAAAGAAGCACTTGAATTTGATAAAAATATCAATGATATCAATGATTACCAGCTGACAAGCTGCTGCTGTCCCATGTGGATCGGTATGATCCGTAAAGTCTATCACCAGCTGGTTCCTCATGTGCCTGGCTCGGTATCGCCCATGGTAGCCTGCGCAAGAGTCGTAAAAGAACTCCATCCCGATGCTCTGACCGTATTCATTGGACCATGCCTTGCCAAAAAGGCGGAAGCCAGGGAAAAGGATCTGGCCGGTGCGGTTGACTTTGTTCTTACATTCCAGGAGGTAAAGAATATATTTGATGCCCTGGGAATCGACCCGGCTGTCATGGAAGAAAGTGAAAAAGACCATTCTTCAAGGGCCGGAAGGATCTACGCCAGAAAGGGCGGAGTCAGTGAAGCGGTAGAGAGTACGGTAAGAGCCATTAATCCCAATAAAAAAACAGAAATCCGTACCAAACAGGCAGATGGGGTACCTGCGTGCCGGAAGATGATCCAGGATATTATGGATGGGAAGATAGAAGCAAACTTTTACGAAGGCATGGGCTGTAAGGGCGGCTGCGTCGGCGGACCAAGGGCCATTTTAGGAGTGGAGCAGGGAACAGAACTGGTCAATGATTACGGGGAAAAGGCGACTTATTTGCATCCGGCAGAGAATCCATATGTGATCGAGCTGCTGCACCGTCTGAATCTGGACAGCATTGAAAGCCTGCTGGAAGAAACCGATTTATTCAGCAGAAATATAACGTAA
- a CDS encoding GldG family protein codes for MTRKLKKGGYTAILTLIVIAAVVILNLIVGRLPEKVRQWDMSSSQIYTLGGTTKDLLKALDKDVTIYVVADPDSVDKRITSFIKRYEDLSGHIKVVTVDSVLHPDQVQKLKAQDNTLLVSCDSTGRTESIALTDIIKMDEMSYYYYGQSKETEFDGEGQLTGAISHVINDVQKTVYVTEGHGEAALGATASDMLKKSNLTVNSLNLLTGGSIPEDCELLLINAPTSDLANDEKKMISDYLDKGGRVLILAGYAEKDRPNLSALMSDYGLNLENGLAADTKKFYQNNPYYIFPTIQAGSEVTNGIDGKSSALVLQSAAMTQKEVLPEGVEVTPFMETSDGGMLVTADKQTEGTYILGAVSEKTLSSGTARLTVFTTPSLIDEGLNTSFTNLTNLNLFMNAVTANFDDVSNVSIPAKSLDVTYNTVTHGGMWGILFIFVIPVMTLAAGLVIWLKRRRL; via the coding sequence ATGACCAGAAAATTAAAAAAAGGAGGCTACACGGCAATCCTAACGTTGATTGTCATAGCAGCCGTGGTAATATTAAACCTTATCGTAGGCCGTCTTCCAGAGAAGGTACGGCAATGGGATATGAGCAGCAGCCAGATCTATACCCTGGGCGGAACCACAAAGGATCTTCTTAAGGCGCTTGATAAGGATGTTACGATTTATGTGGTGGCAGATCCGGACTCGGTGGATAAGCGGATCACAAGCTTTATAAAACGTTACGAGGATTTATCCGGCCACATCAAGGTCGTGACCGTGGACTCCGTTCTTCATCCGGACCAGGTACAAAAGCTCAAGGCACAGGATAACACGCTTTTGGTAAGCTGCGATTCCACAGGAAGGACAGAATCCATCGCCCTGACCGATATCATTAAAATGGATGAAATGTCCTACTATTATTACGGACAGTCTAAGGAGACCGAATTTGACGGAGAGGGTCAGCTTACCGGGGCCATCTCCCATGTGATTAACGATGTGCAGAAAACAGTTTACGTGACAGAAGGCCATGGAGAGGCGGCTCTTGGAGCTACTGCTTCTGATATGTTGAAAAAGTCCAATCTGACCGTAAACTCCCTGAATCTTTTGACAGGAGGAAGCATTCCTGAGGATTGTGAACTTTTGCTTATCAATGCTCCGACATCAGACCTGGCGAATGATGAAAAGAAGATGATTTCTGATTACCTGGATAAAGGGGGAAGGGTTCTGATCCTCGCCGGCTATGCGGAAAAGGACCGCCCGAACTTAAGTGCCCTAATGAGCGATTACGGCCTGAACCTGGAAAACGGACTTGCAGCAGATACCAAGAAGTTTTATCAGAACAATCCCTATTATATCTTCCCGACCATTCAGGCAGGAAGCGAAGTGACGAACGGCATTGATGGAAAAAGCTCAGCCCTTGTCCTTCAGTCCGCAGCCATGACCCAGAAAGAGGTTTTGCCGGAAGGCGTGGAAGTAACTCCTTTTATGGAGACCAGTGATGGAGGTATGCTGGTAACGGCCGATAAGCAGACAGAAGGAACCTATATCCTGGGAGCCGTATCAGAGAAGACTTTAAGCTCCGGAACGGCACGTTTGACCGTATTCACTACCCCTTCCCTTATCGATGAGGGGCTGAACACCAGCTTTACCAATTTAACTAATTTAAATCTTTTCATGAATGCAGTTACGGCTAATTTTGATGACGTTTCCAATGTATCCATTCCTGCCAAAAGCCTGGATGTGACCTATAACACCGTTACCCACGGAGGCATGTGGGGAATCCTGTTTATATTTGTTATCCCGGTAATGACACTGGCAGCAGGACTGGTAATCTGGCTGAAGCGCAGACGTCTGTAA
- a CDS encoding MATE family efflux transporter, with protein MMKDMTRGNISSQLIRFSIPLVLGNLFQLTYNAVDSIVVGRFAGEEALAAVGAAGPVMNIVILGITGICIGASVLMSEYFGAGSHEKLKQEIATTLLFGFYFSLVIVGLGVFFSGGIIRLLRVPEEISEDAAVYLRVILIGTPFTFFYNGVASALRSVGDSKTPVHFLAMASVLNALLDLVFVAGFHMGVFGAAFSTVIAEAVSALLCIFYIYKKVPLLKLKPKEFRIDRELLSLTVKQGAVTALQQSCQPIGKLLIQGVINPLGVSTIAAFQAVNRVDDFAFTPEQSISSGMMTFVAQNRGAGNGERVKKGFRTGLFIEAGYWVIICIVILLVKEPVMRLFVPNGDGTMVRIGAEYLHLMAFFYLLPAFTNGIQGFFRGMGNMSITLISTLIQISVRVALVILLVPSMGMNGVPYACLAGWACMLLYEVPYYFWFKKKNELLQEKNHD; from the coding sequence ATGATGAAGGATATGACAAGAGGAAATATTTCATCTCAATTGATACGGTTTTCCATTCCGCTTGTTTTGGGAAATTTATTCCAGCTCACTTATAACGCGGTAGATTCCATTGTGGTAGGACGGTTTGCGGGAGAAGAGGCGCTGGCAGCAGTTGGTGCCGCAGGCCCGGTCATGAACATTGTGATCCTGGGAATTACAGGGATCTGCATCGGGGCTTCGGTGCTGATGAGTGAGTATTTTGGAGCAGGAAGCCATGAAAAGTTAAAGCAGGAGATAGCAACCACCCTTTTATTTGGCTTTTATTTTTCCCTGGTCATTGTGGGCCTGGGGGTGTTTTTTTCCGGCGGGATCATAAGGCTTCTCCGTGTACCGGAGGAAATCTCAGAAGATGCGGCTGTTTATTTAAGGGTCATATTAATAGGAACGCCCTTTACCTTTTTTTATAACGGAGTGGCTTCTGCCCTCCGTAGTGTGGGCGATTCAAAGACTCCGGTTCACTTCCTGGCTATGGCCTCGGTTTTAAATGCATTATTGGATCTGGTATTTGTGGCAGGGTTTCATATGGGAGTTTTTGGGGCTGCATTTTCTACGGTCATTGCGGAGGCGGTTTCCGCGCTTCTGTGTATATTCTACATATATAAAAAGGTTCCCCTTCTTAAACTTAAGCCAAAGGAATTCCGTATAGACCGGGAGCTTTTAAGCCTTACGGTTAAGCAGGGAGCGGTCACGGCATTACAGCAATCCTGCCAACCTATTGGCAAGCTTTTGATACAGGGAGTCATAAATCCTCTGGGAGTCAGCACCATAGCCGCGTTCCAGGCAGTGAACCGGGTGGATGATTTCGCTTTTACTCCGGAACAAAGTATTTCCAGCGGTATGATGACCTTTGTGGCACAAAACCGGGGAGCCGGTAATGGAGAACGGGTAAAGAAAGGTTTTCGGACCGGACTTTTTATAGAAGCAGGCTATTGGGTGATTATATGCATTGTCATCCTGCTGGTGAAGGAACCGGTTATGAGATTATTTGTGCCCAATGGGGATGGGACCATGGTAAGGATTGGGGCGGAATATTTACACCTTATGGCTTTTTTCTATCTGCTGCCGGCATTTACCAATGGGATTCAGGGTTTTTTCCGGGGAATGGGAAATATGTCCATCACCTTAATCTCCACCCTGATCCAGATTTCCGTCCGTGTGGCATTGGTCATCCTGCTGGTTCCGTCTATGGGAATGAATGGCGTTCCATATGCGTGCCTGGCCGGCTGGGCTTGTATGCTGCTTTATGAGGTTCCTTATTATTTCTGGTTTAAAAAGAAAAATGAATTATTACAGGAGAAAAATCATGATTAA